Within Aricia agestis chromosome Z, ilAriAges1.1, whole genome shotgun sequence, the genomic segment GATCTACCTGATGAGGGACCGCCGGGAGAGCCTGTggtaataaattctttatttgaataTAGATTTAAAGCCTATAGTACTATTAGAGAAATAGAGATGGACAGATGGTAGACTTGAGTAATTTGCTGGGGTTATAACAATACAAATCATGTCTAAAGCTGATTTATCGTCAATTcggaccgcaacgcaacgcgtagatgcatttttaaatttgtatggatttgacccACTTTGTGAGACGACGATGCAAaactgtcaattcaatataaaagaaatgcatctaccgTCATGTTGCGGTCTGAAATGACTCTTAAGTGTCTCGCTGACAACTTACTGACCCCATCGGTgccaaaatgtatgaaatatcagcGCAGACCTATGCGTTATGCaataatgcaaaaaaaaagtatggcactcggggactgccgcggtatttatcaacttatgcagcTATAatacgcatacgtctagtcacacGCACACGAACACCGTGGTCTGGCAACGTCGCATCGTCAGTGCGGTGAGCGCCAAAtcctaggccggtataaatagtcagtactcaagatgcatctcggtctcaagacacggtacaggctctgtgattggttggctgtcaaaatttggacttacacagagccgaaccgcgtcttgagaccggatcgcatcttaagtgctgactatttataccggccctagttacggaatttcttgattggGTCGACGCGCTCAAagttatgcaatagcttaaaaacaaAAACTGTATAGgtagttttttatgaaataagggggcaagcaagcaaaacgggtcacctgatggaaagcaacttccgtcgcccatggacactcggagcatcagaagagctgctggtgcgttgccggccttttaagagtgaatagggtaataggggagggtagggaagggaataggggagggtacggaagggaataggggagattaggaaaggaaataggagaagggtagggaagggaaaagggtaggggattgggcctccggtaaactcacacactcgacgaaacacagcgcaagcgctgttgcacgccggttttctgtgagcccgtggtatttctccggtcgagccaacCCATTCGTGcctttaataactttttaatttaagtatttatttttttgcagaTGATACCACCACCGTCCGACCATCACCATGATAACCACCATGACGATCACCACGACGAGCCTATGGACGACCACTCACCACCAGCCAACGCGCCAAAACCGACCTCCCTGCAACAGCGCATGTTGGCACTCTCGGGGCAGAACATAGATGACTTCATGAAAGAGATGGAAGAAGTACACAAGAAGAGAGAAAGAGATAGAGCGGCGGATTTGAATGCGAGGTATGTGGGTGTAATGGTTAAAGGAGATAAGGGACCATCCATagtacgtcacacgattttcatgattttttgaaGCACTCTCTATACTTTTACTCTCGTAATTTGTCCCATTGGGATGAaagactgacacgactggcgaaagatcagacacaggaccgactttttacatgcccatccgacgcatggatcatctcttacttgtcagacagtcaggtgatcagcctgcattgtcctaaccaaacttggaaataacatgtttccaacgcgggaatcgaacccacgacctccgagtcacgAAAGTTGTAAGGCCCCTGCAAGATCGAGGCCACGGATCGATTGCCCTGTTCAAGGTAGCCACTGCCTAACCCACCAAACTCACGATTTCAGACTGAGCGCCCTGAAGCACCGTGACCGTGACAGCGACACGGACAGCGAGCCCGACCACGACTGGCAGCCCGAACACGACCCGCGacacgcgccgccgccgctcatGCCGCCAGGTACAACATTTTACAGACTGAGCGCCCTGAAGCACCGTGACTGTGACAGATTGATTATGGGCTCCCGTGGTGGGagcatagatcaagatagatactgcatgtcgctccatttgtatgaaaacgagcgtgccattTTTTCCTACTTACTGTGACGTAGTCACGTACCGAAGATaagaaacgtttttttttatgaaataacgcaaacgagcaaacgggtcacctgatggaaagcaacttccgtcgcccatggacactagcagcatcagaagagctgcaggtgcgttgccggcctttcaagagggaatagggtaataggggagggtagggatgggaagggaattcgggagggtagggaagggaatagggtaggggattgggcctacggtaaacccactcactcggcgaaacacagtgctagcgctgtttcacgccggttttctgtgagaacgtggtatttctccggtcgagccggcccattcgtgccgaagcatggctctcccacgtataaacgtgcCTATTAtttaggccaacgtttctattttaatttctacagctctttaaagcacaattaggcatttaggcattttgaAACTCTTGAAAGACGAGCAACACATGCgttatctatcttgatctatgtctgtggctcACACACAAAACTATGAATTCGCattgtatgtaacataatataacctataatattttacagtgCTTTTATATATGTTCCAGGTGTGAGGCCCCCGCTGCTGCGGCAGCTGGTGCCCCCGGGGGCCCCGCCCGGCGCGCCGCCCGGTATACCCGGACCGCCCGGCCCGCCGCCGCTACATGTTATGCCCGGTACGtgatgaaaaatattatgttgtagacaTAGAGTTTTCGAAGGATAATAAggttttttaaagtaatttaagacgtCTATGGGCTTTTCGCCCATATCCTGTGTATGTCGCTTTTTTGTATGATTTATTCATGAACCAAGTTCACAGTTCCTCTTGTTCTACTTTAAGTCCATCAAGGCGTGATGAAGGAAAATGAGTTTATGGTATTAGACAATAATTTGATGCCTAGCCGGCCTAAGATGCGTAAACGAGAAAATGTTGtatacatgttttctcgatgttaactGGTTTATCTCTTCATTCTGTGCTATTTTTGTCTACGAACCCTAAAgagcccccgagacgatcaaacggtttgattcaaaccttacgtgtttgatgcaaccgtttgatgttggtttgaacggtttgtcaaacgacactgcgcagtttcattcaatacgcgctgtcgagtacacgtcttgtgaattgtgatgcagaagatgctctagattctagaacgaggatcgcgatttcttatgaatgaatgaatgaatgaatgaattgtGCACACAGTTACAGTAACAACAAACATACgacaaaaacacataaaatgaCGAGTACACCAAGGCGGTCTTATTACTAaatagcaatttcttccagaTTTACATTACTAAATAGCAATTTCTTCTTTGGAAGGAAAGGAAACAAAAAGTTGCTTTAGAAAGGGCGGTTTGcttaaagtatattatctaattacaattaaaaataaagcttaAAGACTTAACATTAATACATCACATATAAATACTATCCTATGAAATGAATAcacacataatacatattattatgcaatactacatgcaaaatattatactaaaataaatattttatcaataatgtatattttatataataattaataatgtaatacatataattatataatatatacataacataatatacactagctattcgaccgagctttgcttggtcaaaacatgaataaaatgacattttctaaaaatgatttctagctagatcgatttatcgcccccgaaaccccctatatactaaatttcatgaaaatcgttggagccgattccgatattccaattattcatttaaagatataagataatataattgctcatttaaagatataagataatataatttacgTAATATATTGGCACAAGAaagtatatacattatacagttaCTACAAGTTACAATACTAAGATCACATCTTGAGATAGTAATCCTTGAGGGAGGACTTAAATGTATTCAAAGTTTTAGAGAGTCTCACCCTGGTAGTGAGAGAGTTTCAGAGTAGAACGGACTGTACGGAGTAAGAGGAATGGAAATATTTTGTGTGGTGGATCTTATGTTTATGACATTAATGCGCTatcatatgtgcaatgtgtgcaatgcacacgggtgccatcctctagactctagaggcgccaaattgccatcaTTAGGGGGCCAAAACTAaagtcccaaaaaatttgcctaaagcgccaaaatcctttttttgcacacaggcgccagtagcccttgcGGGGGCCCTGCGTTAATGTCCTCCGTCAgaagagacaaaaaaaaaagagaaagaCTGGTACAAAgaatggtatggactatggactaacataatatcgttttacccacgaacatctacagaaactacagcttctttctctttttcttcttcataatccagcactaaactaagccgggtttttcaaaccttcaaacgcgtcggaacacgatcaaacggcgcgtcaaacacaacgatAATATGAAATTGCATCAAACatgcttcaaacacgtaaatgtttgacaaaccgttcaaacaagctttgtaaacgatcaaatcggtttAAATCAAActaaaatttacgtgtttgagttaaaccgtttgatcgtcttcggggcccttaACACGACAACACATTTTTATCGAGTATTGTCAAGATTTTGTTGTCAAAACAATGAGAATTTCGACAACAAATTGTTGTCGAAATTCTCATTTATACCTATTATCCgtgtccgtgggagagccatgcttcggcacgaatgggccggctcgaccggagaaataccacggcctcacaaaaaaccggcgtgaaacagcgcttgcgctgtgtttcgccgagtgagtgagtttaccggaggcccaatcccctacccccctagaaatgccgcagttgaaaaacaatttgttaccccaggagggtaccaactgcgttggagaatccctctctggacgtccataCTCAAGAacccctggaactgaacgtggacgtccaggctgcccctcgattctggggagggcaaaactgcgctccaatctgctcggggcaagagcaaacacacaaaggcacccccctcgatattaaacatggacttttgtaatatcaggggattacactccaaccttaatgccgtccattaccaccttgagacggaaaagccggctttgctctttttaaccgagacgcagatatcatctccgagtgacacatcatacctttcccacccagggtattacctcgagcactcctttctacccaaagctggagtgtgtgtgtatatcagagatgatatcagctctcgccgcctcagcaatcttgaggtcatggacctatcaaacttatggctccgcatagattgcgacgaccaccctcgcgtctatgcgtgcctatataggtcccatagtggtgaccccgagacggaccgactcttggagcacctacaagctgcttcagattttgtgcagcagcagatcccatccgcagagatcataatacttggcgactttaatgcccaccacaccgactggctcaattccagtaaaactgatcacgcggggagatctgtctgcaactttgcccttgcgaacgacttgacacaactggttactacgcctacgcgaatcccagatgtggatggtcagaatccttccttgttggacctcctactgacttcaaatcctgacggctaccaaatatccgtaaccgcaccacttggttcatcggatcattgccttgttaggagttctgtgccacttacgacggtgttaagacagcgcgctgttaaataccgtcgtgtgtggcactacaagtcagcagactgggatgggatgcggtcgttttttgcatcctatccttgggggcacgtgtgcttctcgccggatgatctcgacaacactgccaactctgttgctgatgtggtgatgcaggggatggaacttttcattccgacctctgtagtgctaactggcggcagatttcgtccctgatTTGGTTCATCCctcaaaaaagcttctcgccggaagcaggaggcttaccaatcctgggccaacgcagtgtctgctcgggatttaaataccagcacatataaaaaggagtacaaccttgcctctaggtccctcaagaaagagattactcgggcaaagcaacagcacatcaatagaattggcaagagacttgagcgcctcccctcgggaacccgtgcattctggtctctggccaaagctattaaaggaaatttctgcaagccaaccctaccatccctacacgtaggaaatggatcgttggcccaggacgcaaaagacaaagccgatcttctgggcaagctctttgcgtcaaactcgaccctggatgacggggggcagaaaccgccgaccataccgcgatgcacgagcatcatgtcggatatacggtttcatcagagctcagtgcgaaaagccctctgtactcttgatatccaaaagtcgagtgggcctgacggaatcccgcctattgtgttgaaaaagtgtgctccagagttggctccggtcttgacgcgtctttttcggctctcctattcggcatagtcccggcttcctggaaggcAGCCTTGgggcacccgatccccaaaaaaggtgatcgctcaaatccttccaactacagaccaatcgctataacctctctcttctcgaagataatggaatccattatcaatagccagcttcttcgatacttggacggccagggattgctaagcgacaaacaatacgggttccgtaagggtcgctcggctggtgatctcttggcatacctgactcatcgttgggctcaggcaattgagtcgaagggagaggcattggctgttagtttggacattgcgaaggccttcgatcgggtttggcataaagcgctgctatcaaagctttcATCATAcaggctgcccgagaaattatgtaagtgggtcactagtttcttagcagacagaagcttaggtcgtagttgacggcgaatgctcggaaactcagtctgttaatgctggtgtccctcagggctgtgtgctatcgcctactctattcatactgcatatcaatgacatgttacaaaccaaaggcattcattgctatgcggatgatagtacaggtgatgctttatataccggctcccctaatatttctcggcaaaatgtcattgagagtcgaaacgaacttgtgtctaaggtggagaattcattggagaaggtctctgaatggggtagacgtaacttagtccaattcaaccccgccaagacacaagtctgcgcgttcaccactaaaaagtcaccaatggtcgtttatcctcgtttcgagggcacatctttaaccatctcccctagcattgagatacttggcgtcaacatatcgagcgaagtccagttccgatatcatcttgagggtaaggctaaattagcctcgaagaagcttggcgttcttaacagagcgagacagtacttcagtccggaccaacgcctacaactctacaaggcgcaggttcttcctcatatggaatattgttctcatctctgggcaggggcgccaaaataccaattgctccctctggatcgtatccaacgaagggctgctcgaattgttgactgccatagtgtttcaaacagcttggaccccctggaattacgccgagatgttgctttactctgcatcctctatcggttgtatcacggggagtgctctgaggaattgttcggaatcataccacctgtaacttttcgctatcgtcccacgcgaaaaacataccatcctcatcaccttgatgagtcttccacagtgcgtttttcgcgtaactttctgccgcgcactgtaaaactctggaatgaactgtcaccagcagtatttccggaccgatacgacctgcaaaccttcaagaaaagagcgtataccctcttaaaaggccggcaacgcacctgcagctcttctgatgttgcgagtgtccatgggcgacggtagttgcttaccatcaggtgacccgtttgctcgtttgcccccttatttaatattttttatctgtgAAGCTAGAATACGAATCAGAAATTTATCTCTCGACGTACGCATGTAAGGGAAAaaagagatataatattatatcgatatcgacaacatcactagtcactacgctcgagagtgagatatccacgagatatctcgttggcgtttGGTAGGACGGCAGGCATAtggatttattatataatatgtttgttcCAGGTGGGCTGCCCCCTGGCCCTCCGGGGCCCCCCGCCGGTCTGCCGGGCCTCGCGCGTGGTCTGCGACCCCCCGGCCCGCCGCCAGGGGCCCCACGCCTGCTGCGCCCGCTAGCACCGCACGTCTCAGTACTGACCGCGGCCCCGCAGCTTATTACCAAGAAGGATGGAGCTCAAGGTATTTActgtttattatatttcatcCCCGTCAAAAATGAGGGgtgttattaaaatgtattatataattatattttatttgatagaTAAAATGTTATCCTTATTTAGTTGACTTCATTTGTTTATGTGCAGCCGTCAGCTTACACACCATAAAGAACACCACAGATATAGGATGTTTGGTATAAGTTTTACCCcattattaaaagaaatatttactcCGATTATTTTTATCCATATTGCTATGTTATTAGTCAAATGGCATCTCATTTGATAGTCGATAACGTTACGAATATGTAGCTGTCAATTTTACCTGCTGAGTCCACTGATTCTTCAAATAATTCTTCTTCACCTGGATATCCATTCTACAGATTTTATGTTTGCATTCTATTAAACAAATTGTACCAAACATCCTGTATAATCTAGAAAAATGTAATAACATTGTTAACACTTACGTTTATTACAGCTATAAATCCGCTGTTTTACTACCACATAGTAATTAATATAGACAATGTAATTATTTGTGTAAGATGCACAATCACgtagaaatattatattgcatcGCTAAGGTTaatgttttaagaaataagataTTTAAAGACTAAACACAACTCGAGACTTCTACAAGCTTTTCTCAAATTCTTGAACATAGTCTTAAAATTCGtctaaaattaaaatctttatattttttgggtTATATAAGTTATATTCGACAAAatgaccataataattattatgttttgtggtGTGAGAGCTACTACTACACAGATAAAAAGCCGGGCGATGAGCATGCAGATATGCAGCTCTGTACAgttcccatttttacccttttggaCGATGCTGCTATGTTAGGGAATCCCCAAATCTCCACTCTATAACAAAAACTTCATAATACTATAGTCAGGACAATTTAAGATGGCACCaacggtcattgacctttctagtctaggagctatgtgaaaaatactcacactgcattctgttaacttaagaataaaattgaattcttgtaaaaaaacagATTATTGTTTCATCGGAAAACGTCTTGGTAACTCTtcgtatgataatctccaactatttatgacTTTGAAGTGATATAATTTATGCTCTGTTCacatcgtgtatgcaaaatacgatatcgctcTTAGATTAGCAACATCTattacttcattgtcaatcgtggtttgtatagaaaacgacgaaatataacaagttttttgacagggcgtcaatgaccgctacagacagaattccgcGATTTGAGAATAAGCGATCagatactttaattattaaactgAAATAGTTATTGATTATTGTTTTCTTTCAGTGGTTGCAAACAAGCAAAATTAACTCTTTATAAATGTTTCCAGGTGCAACTATAAGCGCGAAACCTCAAATCCGCAACCTGTCTGCCGACGTCACGCGGTTCGTGCCCTCGGCTCTTAGGGTCAAACGAGAGGACAAGAGGTCAAAGATCGAGGTCAAGTCTATACCTCGACCCGCCGATATACCTAAGGCACCAAGCAAAGACGACGCATACATGCAGTTCATGAAGGAAATGGAGGgactattataaataaatgattttaagaATTGTGACTATTATTTGGATGTGACTAAGTGTGATATGAAGGAATTAACAGTTTACAGAATAAGGTATTTACTCGCAACAACAgtggtaaatatttttaacttatttacTACTTTACTACTAAAAGATAATCGCATATTTGCTAGACCGTATGCGCCGAACGCagcgcatagtacacgaaatgcggctcgtacggtgcggacgaatgagCGTGGTTtctcatttcatacaacgaattttaaaatgccgcgcgtacggtgcgtccgtgctgataaatgtgtgaTCACTGATCACCTTAGAGAGTTTTCTACATATACTTCATCTGCTGCTAGGGGGTAGACTCAACTGAAACGAAGCGCCTCCTGGTGgatataatccgaccaaaatccgacatgttgcacatgtCATATCaatatattgacagaaacgttgtcacgccgaacaaaacttttcagacagtaaacaaaaagtacaCATAACTGCAATGTTTCCACGCTAGATGGCAACACCGGCattgacagtaaacaaaaagttttgttcgatgttagtcaacgtttctgtcaatattctgatgacGTGTGGAACacgtcggattatttactgtactatcagagaagttgattcctatgcaaatcggggacctaagtagtttggttgccttacgtcaaacccagctgacagatcacaattaacattgattcgaccaaataacgtcgCGTAGTCCATTTCGGATGTTATATCTATATGTTACGAATACTCATTCACATATTGTTCCTGCTAGGGCCAGTCACGTGGCACTGGCATTCGTTGCTGGAAAGTGGAAACGTGTCATCTATCGCATAATATCCATTATATGCAAATGGTGGTGAAAGGTCGAAAAACAATAGTTAACACTTAACAGTTAATTAACAAGTACAAATTAGTGAAAATGTCGGAATTTATagtagtccattgaaatgttacaattttatgaccgaatattgcatttattagaggacgcaattttatttttgggatatgTTAGGGgagtcaatagaagcttaacctcaagtttgtggggtcgccgCCCTTGAcccccggccgccatcttgaaaaaatgGGTGGCAACACTATTTTCGCGATAACTCGGAAagtcttacaaaaaaaatgtcagaacataatttgttgcaaattactTTGCCTACAAATAATATGTTCAATATAAGTTTTCAtcctaaattaaaaattcaaaagttatAGGCAAAAAAGTGAGAATTTCTTTCAAAGTTTCCTTAttacttttaacttttacaaaaaatttatcTCAGACCCTTTCAGACCAGTCTTGTAGATGATCTTTTCAAAAAAAGATCCCACGATCTCCCCCGAtctcattaaataattttctgcAGATACAAAGCTAACTGTGGAAGCATGTGTGGCTACAGAAAAGTAGGCctgaaaattaatttcatgagATAGGGGGGGATCGGGCGATATTTTTCTGAGAAGATCATCTACAAGGTTGGCCTgaggtaatttttttgtaaaatgcattaaacaaagttaaaaagcaataagaaaagttttaaaagaaattctcacttttttgcttaagtacttataactttttaaatttttaatctagGATGAAAAGTTATATGaacatatttgtaggcaaaGTAATTTACAACCAATTATATTCTGTCAATTTTTTGTAAGACATACTAGTTTCGGAGTTTTGCTGAAAATAGTGTTGCCACCctttttttcaagatggcgacCGGGACAAGAGTGgtgaccccacaaacttgaggttaagcttctaaaTTAGAAGCTCCCCAAcatatcccaaaaataaaattgcatcctctaataaatgcaaagctCATACCTacgtaacatttcaatggactgtAGTGTATTCGTTCGCAATGAGCCGCGAGCCGTCAGCGCAATGTCAAAATGGTCACAGCAACGGCTATAGcacagtatataatataatagtactccgtacCGTAGCAATAGGTAATCTGAATTTCTTCGTTAACTTAAACAGAGCATCCTTGTATaagatttactttttactaAACTATTAGTTTAGCACGTCATTCATAAGTTATTAAACGAACTTAAAGCATTGCTAACTTTCacattataaatacataatatctagcTAGGTaggcctatagccttcctcgataaacagGCTATCTattactgaaagaatttttcaaatcggaccagtatttcctgagattagcgcgttcaaataacacctttcatataatttcccctcgttttttctatattttcctctatttattcgctcttattaggtttagggcctgtttcaccacttcctcataaggctatctaccacttaacttgacagatagagtatggagaatctgtcaaataagcctatccggcaccttatcaggaagtggtgaaacaggcccttagcgtgataaaattttatatactatttttcaaattggaccagtaatTCCGGAgattcaaattggaccagtaatTCCGGAGATTCAAATTGGACCACTaattcttgagattagcgcgtttaaataagccctttcctATAATTTccgccgttttttccacattttcctctatttctttgctccttttagtcttagcCTAATAAAATAGAGtctttagccttcctcgataaatgggctatctaacagtgaaagaatttttcaaatcggaccagtagttcctgagattagcgcgttcaaacaaacaattaacaaacaaacaaactctgcagaattataatattattagtaaagatAACTAGTATTACACAGAAATACATTAAGGAAAaacagctaaaccgattttgacgaaCTTTGGCATTTGGCATTGAGatttgagatactttgagtgccgggaaaggatGTACGATACTTTTAAATCCCGAAAAAGTGCATGATATaactataaacgaattttggcgcaacagagttgcggctGTCATCGAGTTAGCGTCATATTTTTTTGATAGTAGCCTAAACCAGGGGCttccaaactgtgcgccgcggcggcgcccgggtgcgccgtggaaaggcaagaggggcgccgtgagtcgaccCTCCATCAtaatccgaaaccacaaatataaaaaatataaaattaacccTAACGTTATGCAGGTAACAGTTACTTACCTGCATAACGTAACTAAtgtacctaactataatcattaaaggtgtttatttatgtatctat encodes:
- the LOC121739210 gene encoding WW domain-binding protein 11; the protein is MGRRSINTTKSGKYMNPTDQARKEARKKELKKNKRQRQMVRAAVLKMKDPTQILEELQKIDEMEYNVLQPSPLNEKVLKEKRKKLKETFDRVLKMYDKDDPEKWVELKRQEMEYEKRRAHLISYYESVKHAQSVQVDDIPLPTLQIPDNILFGNLPSQIPLPMDSGHTNMPVRPILKKDSAYRERPTGVEPPGVPPGPPPDYEVLLHELTLTDKHHVVKEKKNLRFVDLPDEGPPGEPVMIPPPSDHHHDNHHDDHHDEPMDDHSPPANAPKPTSLQQRMLALSGQNIDDFMKEMEEVHKKRERDRAADLNARLSALKHRDRDSDTDSEPDHDWQPEHDPRHAPPPLMPPGVRPPLLRQLVPPGAPPGAPPGIPGPPGPPPLHVMPGGLPPGPPGPPAGLPGLARGLRPPGPPPGAPRLLRPLAPHVSVLTAAPQLITKKDGAQGATISAKPQIRNLSADVTRFVPSALRVKREDKRSKIEVKSIPRPADIPKAPSKDDAYMQFMKEMEGLL